The Oryzias latipes chromosome 16, ASM223467v1 genome includes a region encoding these proteins:
- the twist1 gene encoding twist-related protein 1 isoform X1, with amino-acid sequence MSEENLGEDSASSPVSPVDSVSNSEGELDRPPKRCGRKRRPSRKNGEDSDSPTPGKRGKKSSSSSPQSFEELQSQRVMANVRERQRTQSLNEAFAALRKIIPTLPSDKLSKIQTLKLAARYIDFLCQVLQSDELDSKLSSCSYVAHERLSYAFSVWRMEGAWSMSTSH; translated from the coding sequence ATGTCTGAGGAAAATTTGGGAGAAGACTCGGCCAGCTCCCCTGTCTCTCCTGTGGACAGTGTGAGCAACAGCGAGGGGGAGCTGGACAGACCGCCGAAGAGAtgtgggaggaagaggagaccgAGCAGGAAAAACGGGGAGGACTCAGATAGCCCGACCCCTGGGAAAAGAGGGAAgaagtccagcagcagcagcccgcAGTCTTTCGAGGAGCTCCAGTCGCAGCGCGTCATGGCCAACGTCCGGGAGCGTCAGCGGACGCAGTCTCTCAACGAGGCGTTCGCGGCTTTGCGCAAAATTATCCCCACTTTGCCCTCCGACAAACTCAGCAAAATACAGACTTTAAAGTTGGCAGCCAGATACATCGACTTCCTTTGCCAGGTGCTGCAGAGCGACGAGCTGGACTCCAAGTTGTCAAGCTGCAGTTATGTGGCGCACGAGAGGCTGAGCTACGCCTTCTCCGTGTGGAGGATGGAGGGCGCCTGGTCCATGTCAACATCTCACTAG